From the genome of Triticum aestivum cultivar Chinese Spring chromosome 3B, IWGSC CS RefSeq v2.1, whole genome shotgun sequence, one region includes:
- the LOC123072588 gene encoding uncharacterized protein, with product MALPREKQARRFAGRPWRWRRPGRKGSIRMNQLAPSPAASTGARLSACQRLTGAATAGDCLPHLVPLLLRLSSSLPRGAGSRRIHRSGAGRRPPSSPLFGEGRGPGRCGVGRATRGRRWRRDGGTCDGAPANRGGRRRCCRSGARARAKEEEQRKGRLDVVLADDGGTHARAEDERKRDSGLLVAAGDSGWRGVVGAASWTSAPSSGEWPSVESGNG from the coding sequence ATGGCCCTCCCAAGAGAGAAGCAGGCCCGGCGCTTTGCAGGCCGTCCATGGCGATGGAGACGCCCGGGCAGGAAGGGCTCGATCCGGATGAACCAGCTCGCACCGAGCCCGGCCGCCTCAACAGGAGCTCGTCTCTCTGCCTGCCAGCGGCTCACCGGAGCCGCCACTGCCGGCGACTGCCTCCCTCACCTTGTGCCCCTCCTCCTTCGCCTTTCTTCCTCTCTTCCCCGAGGAGCGGGGAGCCGGCGAATCCATCGGTCAGGAGCTGGGCGGCGCCCTCCATCATCGCCGTTGTTTGGGGAGGGACGCGGTCCTGGTCGATGCGGTGTGGGGCGGGCGACGCggggcaggaggtggcggcgggatGGAGGTACATGTGACGGGGCACCGGCAAacagaggcgggcggcggaggtgcTGCAGGAGCGGCGCTCGAGCGCGAGCtaaggaggaggagcagaggaaggggAGGCTGGATGTGGTCCTCGCCGACGATGGAGGGACGCATGCGCGAGCGGAGGATGAGAGGAAACGGGACAGCGGCCTGCTGGTGGCTGCCGGCGACAGCGGGTGGCGAGGGGTCGTCGGAGCGGCGTCGTGGACGTCGGCGCCAAGCAGCGGCGAGTGGCCGTCGGTGGAGTCTGGGAATGGATAA